GTCATCAAACCTAAAGCAACACCATATCCCGCCAGGTGTTCCATAGGAGATAGGGAGAACCTTGAGATACCGGCCTGGATCACCGACGGAATCAAAGCTGCTAAAACACTCATAATCCCCAAGGGAATGAAAAAGGAACGCACCAGACCCATAGACAGATTGCTGTTTTCCTTCGATGGAAGGGTTGCTACAGCTCGATCCAAGGAACCAAAGGAACATACAACATAGCTGACGATAACCACCAGCTCAAGGCCGATCCCAGCCACCCACACTAAGCTTCCCGCAACGATCCCAGGGAAGAACTGGCCAGCAACCACCCATGATAGGAATAAGGATATCAAGATCACCCGTAGACCCGTTGCAACGGCCATAATACCGGTTCGGGCCAATCCAACGGCCATACCCTGGTAAGAGTTGCGCAAGGTCTCGACCAAAGGAAGAAAGGCTACAATTCTCATGGCACGGTAGGCAAGTTCAAGCTGGGTTTGGCTTTGAATCTTAAAGACCTGCTGCAACACAAATCCCCCCAAAGGAGTATAACCCAGCAGCATTAGTAATGAGGAAATAAGTAAAACCACTGACCAGTTAAACTTACGAATCAAACGATAACTATCCTTATCATCTACAAAGGCTAAGAACACCTGTGTAGACATTAACTCCGGCGCTTTCACCACATTTGTCAAAGACTTGACGATGCCGAAAACAGCCAAGTTAGTCTCCGGATTAGGTAAGCGAGCCAATGCTCCATCGACAATAGAGTGAGTGGAAGCAATCAAAAAGGGAGTCGCTCCCAACGGCAGGAAAAACCGCAACAGCTCGAGAAAAGTGATTTTGACCGCGTTCAAGATGTATCCCTTTCCAAAACGTGCAGATGCCCACGAATTCACCGTGTTCAACATACACACAGTCTTCGTGTGATCGGTGCAAGCGTTATTCTAGCAAGGCTTTGTTCCTAATGGGAACTGTTTCATTGGAAAACTTTGATCGTAGAAGATATACCGCTAATTTATGCAACCTGGCGGCGATTAGGAAGTGCCTTCGTCAAGTAGTGTAGACCACTGGTCACTTCTTGTCAAGAAGCGACAGAAGCGGCAATTGTCCTATGGCTAGGCTATGTAACCACCACCAGACCTGTTGCAATGAAAGAGCGGTAGATCTACACAAAGCTCTGAGCCCTTAACCGGATAAGGTAACCAGAGTAAAAGAATAGTAGTATAATTAAGTGGGCTCTAAAAACTGTGGGGAAGGTCTTGTCCACGCCAAGACAGATATGATACAATTGAACCTGTATAAGCCAGGAAAAAACTGTTATTCAATCCTACCTTCGGAAGCGATGAACCCTGATTGTATGTGGTCACTTAAGATCAGGTTGAGCTAGTAGTGAAACCGGCCGAGGTCTCGGTCGGTTTTTCTGATCGTTCAGTGTGTAAGAAAGGGGGGTATTATCCTCAAGAAACATTCAGAGGTTAATAACAATATACCAGAAAGCACAAGGGAGGAATCATTTATGTTCAAACTTTTCCGCTCAAAGGGTGAAGACGGATTCACCATTGCTGAACTATTAATCGTCATCGTTGTATTGGGCATTCTCGCCGCTATTGCTATTCCCAGTTATACGGGACTCCAAAAGCGTGCACGCATTGCAGCACTTGAAAGTAGCGGCCGAGCAATCGCATTGGGACTGGAGATGTACAAAGCATTCGAAGGGGACGGCAAGTATCCAGTATCACTAGCTTTTGACGACACAGAGACAGTCCTTGAGGAGTACATTGAAAACTACGCGGAGATAATTGCTATCATCGACGATACAGAAGAGAATAGCAAATCAACATACAAGCCTAGCGATGACAAACTTAGCTATACAATGCACCTTACGCATAGGCAGGATGAAAACGCTCAGATCTGGGTCAAAAACGGTACGGTATATACCCAGGATCCGGATTCGACAGAGGGCAATCAGAGTCTTAAGTAACACAGCATAATCTGGTGTTTACTTGTTCTTCAACCTAGCCAGCTTGGCTAGGTTGAAGAGCCTAGCACCTACTTACTCTACATAACTATCCCTACATTGACCGTTTTCGAAACTGTAGCGGTGTCATTTCCTCGTACTTCCGGAACATCCTGATGAAGTGACTGGAACTACTAAACCCAACCCGATAAGCTATTTCCTCCACTGGCAAGTCTGTATGTTGCAGCAGTGTCTTACCCCGGGTGAGCCGGTAGTTCAGTAGATACTCATAGGGACTAAATCCGGTATGTTTCTTGAAGGTACGGGATAGGTGATACTTGCTGACCCCTACACTCCGAGCGATATTGTCCAGATTCAGCGGTTTATTATATTCATTCTCTAGTTTTTTAATTACGGTCTCAACAAGGGGAGGCAGAGCGCTACCATCGTCGTCAATGAAGGTCCTAAGTAGCAGCTCGGTAAGTATTTGGACGATTAGGCAGGACCCTTGTATATCCAAGCGGGGATCCCTGGCGTTAAGTAGGGTATGAATCGATCTGATGTTTGTCGGTATAACGCTGGATTGTGGCGCGTAAAATAATGGACCGAGCGTTTGGTAGATCCGCTCGATGTATCCAGCACTTTCACTGCCATTGAAATGCACCCAAAGGATCTCCCATAGCTCTTTGGTATCCGTATAATAGACCTGCTCATCCATGCAGTTGATTAAAAACCCATACCCCTCTGTAAGAGTATAGGAGCTACCCCGGTATTCCAGATAACCCTTGCCCTTTAGGGTGTAAACCAAGAGCATACTATTTAGATCTTGCCTTTTTGTACGATACTTAGTATCAGTCCAAAAATGTCCGCCAGCTTCCACATAGTAGAAGAGTGATCGGGCTACCCCTGCGGCAGTATGATAGGCACTCCAGGACCTATCTTGCACATAGACCACATTTCCCATCTTACAACCCCCAGCAAGATCTGTATATTTTTTCGCAAGTTGTCCTAATGAAACCGGATTGTTAACGTAGTATAATTATATCATGATTATGCTATTTCGTGCATCTTGCATCGGGAGGTTTCATCATGTCCATCACACCATGTCGCGATAAATGGAAGGGTACCATGACAGACCGGGAGCGGTTTAATAACCAGATGCACTACAAGCCCGTTGACCGCACTTTCAATATGGAATTCGGTTATTGGGACGACAACTTCCGGGAATGGGACATCTTTCGAGATAACAACATCACGCACAATGCAGCAGCAGATCTCTTTTTCAATTTTGATCGCATCGAAATGGTCGGTGGTAACATCTGGCTTTCACCAGGCTTTGCTAATGAGCTCATTAGAGAGACGCCGACCACCAAAATCATGATTAACGGGGA
The sequence above is drawn from the Limnochordia bacterium genome and encodes:
- a CDS encoding prepilin-type N-terminal cleavage/methylation domain-containing protein — its product is MFKLFRSKGEDGFTIAELLIVIVVLGILAAIAIPSYTGLQKRARIAALESSGRAIALGLEMYKAFEGDGKYPVSLAFDDTETVLEEYIENYAEIIAIIDDTEENSKSTYKPSDDKLSYTMHLTHRQDENAQIWVKNGTVYTQDPDSTEGNQSLK
- a CDS encoding AraC family transcriptional regulator produces the protein MGNVVYVQDRSWSAYHTAAGVARSLFYYVEAGGHFWTDTKYRTKRQDLNSMLLVYTLKGKGYLEYRGSSYTLTEGYGFLINCMDEQVYYTDTKELWEILWVHFNGSESAGYIERIYQTLGPLFYAPQSSVIPTNIRSIHTLLNARDPRLDIQGSCLIVQILTELLLRTFIDDDGSALPPLVETVIKKLENEYNKPLNLDNIARSVGVSKYHLSRTFKKHTGFSPYEYLLNYRLTRGKTLLQHTDLPVEEIAYRVGFSSSSHFIRMFRKYEEMTPLQFRKRSM